CTATAGTACAAAATAAATTAAGCAAGTGCATGTATAACTGTTTCTGGGGTTGTTTTAAAGTGTGACACAAAACATTAACATTCACTTGTATCTGTTTTGCATTAACATATCCTCCAGTGATCTAATTAGGCCTACTTTTGatagctttttttgttgttgtcattatcTTGCCAAACAAGGCAACAGTATAAACAAGTGTAAAACAATCATCCAAATCATTAGTCAGCGAAACAGTATGGATTTTGAGGCTTAATTTAGACCCGACAGGACCTCTATGTAGTTTTAATTTCATTTGAGAGTCTGCGATTTTCAGAGATTAGTAGTGATCCTCAGGAGAATGCATGGTGACATTTTGGGCTTCCCCACGACAGCCAAAATAGACCTCCTCTCCAATGTCAAAGTCCAATacagaacacacgcacacacaaaaggCCTACGGGCCTAAAGCTTGCATGCTATCTCAGGATTAGCCATGATTAAGGCCCCATAATCAAAAGTCAATCCAGACTGATCAGAAAGATCAGAAAGGCACAGAGACATTTCCTATCACTGGGCTAAATAATTAGCTGTGTGATGCCTTCTTTAGAACTATCTGTTTAGTGCACAGTGATTGACTATCATATTTAGGGTGGCgcttcccacctgtgtttgtctTATTTTTGTGTTCCAGTAATAAACGCACGCATTCAGTGTCTCAAAGGTCATCATAACTTTGGAATTTCAATTGTCTGAAAACCAGATTGGAATTTACACTTGGCATGGAAGTGTAATACCCATTCTGCATGTTTTCTATACAGCAGGATTACACTAGGGCTTTAATTCGATTTCCAATAAGGTCCTGGGCTCTTTCTGCCCAAATACAAACAGATTAACAGCTGAGTATCTCCATGCTATTGATTTATGTTAGATTGATGTTTTAAACTAGGAATATAAACGATGGAACTACACATTATAGATGGAACATTATATGCCTGGCAAAATATACAAATGCTGAAATGCCATTTCCTGTCACATACATCAAGGACCAATTAAGATCATGCTTAGAATAGGATCACAAATGTATCCTTATCTTTGCTTCATCTTAAATGGATAGCTGTCCCTTCAAAAAATGTTAAGACGCAAACTATTTCAAGGTTTCACATTTCTCCAATTCCATCCATCGGTTTATGTAACGTCTGCCCTCTGCCTCTGAAAACCATTGTCTGGCCACCATGCCACTAGATCCCAGAATAAGCCCCATAATGAGAGATGACAGAGAACTAATCAGGGGGGTGGTTTACTTTTCCATGCCCAAAACAACGGGAAGGATATGAGGGGCGACCCAAATTATCTCAATAAAAGCCGCCCCCAGTGAGTCCCTTTGATTACTGAGGGATCCGCCTGAGGGAGAACTCTGGTGAGTAATATTAAAACCTCTCCTATAGAGGTTTGTGCACTACTGACTGTCTATGCTAAAGCTTTTTTATCAACAAAAGGTTCCATTATGATGTTTTCAAATGCAAAAATGAATGAAAAAATAATGGTTCCTATATCTCCTCAGGTGAGTGAAACAAAACAGCAACCTTTTCTCAGTGAGTCTGGATTTGGGTAAGGTTGAAGACACTTTATTTTAcagtcctctctcagctggtccttTTAATTGATTCCTGTCACTGGATGTCTCTCCATCAGAGAAAGGGAATTTCTTTGACTTATTTTGAAACTCTGCTTTCCCTTCACAGTAAAAGCCCAGCCATGAGTACGGACGCAGAGATGGCCATTTTCGGCGAGGCAGCCATATACCTCCGGaaaccggagagagagaggattgccGCTCAGAACATCCCATTTGATGCCAAGACAGCCTGCTATGTAACTGACAGCAAAGAGCTGTACCTCAAAGGCAACATCCAGAAGAGAGACAGTGGCAAAGTCACTGTAAAGATTACTGGTGGACAAGTGAGTGTTTGACTCCACAACTAattaatatagacagtattactacactgagtataccaaacattaggaacaccttcctaatattgagttgcaccccccccttttccctcagaacagacATAGTTCGTTgcgcatggactctacaaggtgtttaaagcgttccacagggatgctggcccattttgactcTAATGTTTctaacagttgtgtcaagttagctggatgtcctttgggtgtcgGACCATGCTTTATACACACGGGAAACGGTTGAGTGTGGaagaacccagcagcgttgcagttattGGCACAAActggtgagcctggcacctactaacataccccgatcaaaggcacttaaatcttttgtctttcccattgaccctctgaacggcacacgtacacagtccatgtctcaactgtttcaaggcttaaacatctttCTTTAatatgtctcctccccttcatctacactgattgaagtggatttaagtgtcatcaataagggatcatatctttcatctggattcacctggccagtctttatcacagaaagagcaggtgttaatGTTTTGCATACTCAGTGTACATTGTAATAATAACTAATACAATATGTTAGTAATTAACAGAAGTAGTACTACATGTTAATAACTCTCGTGTCTAACTTTCCAAGGGTGTAACAGTGACGGAGGATGATGTGTATCCAATGAATCCTCCGAAATTTGATAAGATTGAGGACATGGCCATGATGACCCACCTCAACGAGGCCACTGTGCTGTATAACCTCAAAGAGCGTTACGCAGCATGGATGATCTATGTGAGTCTAGACTGCTTGACATTACGTActgtcagtggtggaaaaagtactcaattgtcatacagtacttgagtaaatgtaaagataccttaatataaaaatataaaagtgaaagtcacccagtaaaatactatttgagtaaaagtcttaaaagtatttgtttttaaatatacttaagtatcaaaagtaaaagtataaatcctctcaaattccttatattaagcaaaccagaaagcagaattattatatatttttacatttacagatagccaggggcccactcgaacactcagacataatttacaaatgaagcatttgtgctTAGTGAGTCCGCAAGatcaggcagtagggatgaccaggggtgttcccttgataagtgcgtgagttggaccattttcctgtcaaaatgtaacaagtacttttgggtgtcagggaaaatgtatggagtaaaaagtacattattttctttaggcacgtagtgaagtaaaagtacaccaaaaaacgacttaagttgtactttaaagtatttttatttaagtactttaGACCACTGTGTAGTATATACAATTCTTTATCATTCACTCCAATACAATATCAATGAGATAAGCCAAAAGTAATGGTTACTAAACTGTGTTTCAGACCTACTCTGGGCTGTTCTGTGTTACTGTGAACCCCTATAAGTGGTTACCAGTCTACAACCAGGGGGTGGTAGTGGCCTATAGAGGGAAGAAACGCATGGAAGCCCCGCCTcatatcttctctgtctctgacaaCGCATATCAGTTCATGCTCACTGGTAAGGATGATATTTGGCTGTAATGGAAAACCTTATTTAGCAGAATTACCTGATTATGTCAATATATCCCCCTCATTAAACCCTCtcatcaaaatatttttattcACAGACCGAGAGAACCAGTCTGTCCTTATCACGTAAGTTGCATTCTATATTAACAAACCGTCATATTTTTGTACCACTTATCTTACCTATCTTATTCTTTTCCCAACCTTGTTTATTTATCTGAACTCAGTGGAGAATCTGGTGCAGGGAAGACTGTGAACACTAAGCGTGTCATCCAGTACTTCGCGACAATCGCAGTGTCTGGGAAGAAAGAATCTACCAGTGGCAAAATGCAGGTGAGGCCCTGTGATACCAGACTGATGCCAGCTGACAAAAACCTAGTTCAAATGTATGTAATAGTCATTTTAACAAGTAAATAGTGGTTTGTGAAGTAAAGTGTAAGCAATTATTCTGCAGGGCTCGCTGGAGGATCAAATCATTGCAGCCAACCCCCTGCTAGAGGCCTATGGGAATGCCAAAACTGTGAGGAACGACAACTCCTCACGATTTGTAAGTTGAACCTATTACAGTTATCTTTAATATAATTCTTAAGACGTGTTACAGTTCAAACCAGGAATCCTACATTATTATTTTCCAAACAGGGTAAATTCATCAGGATTCATTTTGGAACCACTGGAAAGCTAGCATCAGCTGATATTGAGACATGTGAGTCTATGCTGTATGTTTCTGTGCATGGTCTTGACTAGAGGTTATGGAAGGCATTGACACTCTTGACTCTTTCCCCAGACTTGCTGGAAAAGTCCAGAGTGACATTCCAGCTTGCTGATGAGAGAAGTTATCACATATTCTATCAAGTAATGACCAACCACAAGCCAGAGCTGATAGGTAAGGATCACATGACTAATGGTATTGCCAATGGTCCATCCTGACATTAAAGCTGAGTATTGCATTTTAAATCACTAATGACTATATTAATCTCCACAGAGATGCTGCTCATCACAACCAACCCATATGATTTCCCCATGATCAGTCAGGGGCAGATCACTGTGACCAGCATCGTAGACAAAGATGAACTGGTCGCCACCGATGTAGGTCTTCTTGATTTGACAAATAACTTGACAAATTATGTTTGCACATTTACCACAATGCGATTAGCATAATACAACATCATGTGGAATCTACTTATAGTATATATTTTGTTTCCTACTCTTCTATTAACATTGAATCTACTTATAGTATATATTTTGTTTCCTACTCTTCTATTAACATTGAATCTACTTATAGTATATATTTTGTTTCCTACTCTTCTATTAACATTGAATCTACTTATAGTATATATTTTGTTTCCTACTCTTCTATTAACATTGAATCTACTTATAGTATATATTTTGTTTCCTACTCTTCTATTAACATTGAATCTACTTATAGTATATATTTTGTTTCCTACTCTTCTATTAACATTGAATCTACTTATATCTGATTGATTTGACTACTAGACTGCTATTGATATCTTGGGCTTCACGCTGGATGAGAAGATGGGCATCTTCAAGCTGACAGGTGCTGTGATGCATCATGGGAACATGAAGTTCAAGCAGAAGCAGAGGGAGGAGCAAGCAGAGCCAGACGGCACTGAGGGTAAACATGGGTTTTGAATATGTAGACATAATatgaacacactgtatatatatactgtatatatatatatacttactcTGAAAAGTACAACATGTGACTCATCTCAGTGATGGTCAACTTTAATTAATAGAGATGTTAACATTCTTCTACGGCTCCTGTCATTGTTTTAGTGGCTGACAAAATTGCCTACCTCCTGGGCCTGAATTCTGCAGATCTGCTAAAAGCTCTCTGCTACCCCAGAGTGAAGGTTGGAAATGAATATGTCACCAAGGGACAGACAGTCCAGCAGGTGAAAAATCACATCTATTCAATATTACCAATAAATGCACATCAATCAGTCCATTATGATTATTCCAATTCTGTTGTATTATTGTTGAACTTTTAGGTCCATAATTCAGTTATGGCCCTGGCAAAATCCATCTACGAGAAGATGTTCTTGTGGATGGTTATCCGCATTAACCAGATGTTGGACACCAAGCAGCCAAGGCAGTTCTTCATTGGTGTCCTGGACATCGCTGGGTTTGAGATCTTTGACGTAAGTATTGAATGTCCTCAGCACAGTACTTAATCTAATGATACAGTCTCTGTAACATTGAAACACAATATGCCAATCAAATACTTTCTACAGTACAACAGTCTGGAGCAGCTGTGTATCAACTTCACCAACGAAAAACTGCAAcagtttttcaaccaccacaTGTTTGTGCTGGAACAAGAGGAGTACAAGAAAGAGGGAATTGAGTGGGAGTTCATAGACTTTGGAATGGACTTGGCCGCCTGCATTGAGCTCATTGAGAAGGTAAGTGTAATGGGAATGCTTCATGTCAGATGAGAATAATTTACACTACTGTTGTATCTCGTATCAACCTCTTTTCAACCTCATCCCACTACAGCCAATGGGCATCTTTTCCATCCTCGAAGAGGAGTGCATGTTCCCCAAGGCTTCAGACACCACCTTCAAGAGCAAGCTGTACGACCAGCATCTGGGAAAGACTGGCTGCTTTCAGAAGCCCAAGCCTGCCAAAGGCAAGGCCGAGGCCCACTTCTCCCTGATGCACTATGCCGGAACTGTTGACTACAACATCTGTGGATGGCTGGACAAGAACAAGGACCCGCTGAACGAGTCTGTGGTCCAGCTGTATCAGAAGTCTGCCGTTAAACTGCTGTCTCTCTTATATGCAAGCTTTACACAAGCCGATGGTATGGGatctataactttacctctaAAAACATGGTCTTGTATACACAACATGGTGTTATAGATATTCACACAACTCCTGCTTGTTTCATTGACAGATCTTAGCAAGAAAGGTGCCAAGAAGAAAGGTGGCTCCTTCCAAACAGTGTCTGCCTTGTTTAGGGTAGGCGGATGCATCAAGTAGTGAGAATAACGACTACAAATGAGGTATTGAGACTCAAACGTTCCACTCATTTACGTTACTATCATCCCACAGGAGAACTTGGGCAAGCTGATGACAAACCTCAGATGCACTCATCCTCACTTTGTGCGCTGCTTGATTCCCAACGAGTCAAAGACTCCAGGTAGCACTAAAGCATTGGTTACTGAGTGTATGTACGAGATggagtgagctccaaaagtaatGGGACAgcggatttttgttgttgttttgttttattgtaaaatgtattgtaaaacacttctacatggatgtggatgctaccacgactacggataatcctgaatgaattgtgaataatgatgagtgagacagTTACCGACGCACAAATATCTTTGCATGctgggaatatgggaccaaatactaaactttggaCCACTTTAAtccacataagtgaatttgtcccaatgcTTTTGCTCCCCTAGAATGGGGGGACTATTTAAAACAAAAGTTATATTTTCTAAACGGTTAatccgatatggatgaaaataccattAAATTAAAGCTAACAcgttaacctcatagtcatttcaaatccaaattgctggagtacagagccaaagcaacaaaaaatgtgtaacagtcccaatacttttggagctcactatgGCAGTGGACAATCATTCTCTTCAGATAAAATGCAGCCAAAATCTTGTACATCTTAGGTCTCATGGAGAATGCCTTGGTGATCCACCAGCTgaggtgtaatggtgtgttagAAGGTATCAGAATCTGCAGAAAAGGTTTCCCAAGCAGAATCCTGTATGGTGATTTCAAGCAAAGGTATACTATCATTCCATGGTAGTTCACCAAAAATGCTATGCATTTAAATCCTGTGAAAAAAATACAACATACTTAAAATATATATCTTTCATGTTTGGAACAGGTACAAAGTATTGAATGCCAGTGTTATCCCCGATGGCCAGTTCATTGACAACAAGAAAGCTTCAGAGAGGCTCTTGGGGTCAATTGATGTGGACCACACTCAGTACAAATTTGGGCACACCAAGGTAAGAGGAGCCCAATTTTGTTCACAATCACAAGCCACAATGTTAACATTGGCAGCCGATCTAAATCCTATTCTACGGCCCAACTATCTATTTTTGTCTCTCAGGTGTTTTTTAAGGCTGGGCTGCTGGGAACtctggaggagatgagagatgagaagcTGGCAGCGTTGGTTACAATGACTCAAGCGCTCTGCAGAGGCTTCGTCATGAGGAAGGAGTTCAAAAAGATGATGGAGCAAAGGTAAGACTGTTAAATTGCCTCAGGAGGACTGATCTGCTTGACTAATTATCTGTGAAGCTATAATATTTCATTTTTCTGACCATGGAGATTGATGTAATAACCACTTATTCCTCACACAGAGAATCTATCTTCATCGTCCAGTACAACATCCGCTCCTTCATGAACGTGAAACACTGGCCATGGATGAAGCTGTACTTCAAGATCAAGCCCCTGCTGAAAAGTgctgagacagagaaggaaaTGGCCACCATGAAGGAAGAGTTTGCCAAGTGCAAGGAGAACCTGGCCAAGGCTGAAGCCAAGAAGAAGGAACTAGAGGAGAAAATGGTCTCCCTTCTGCAGGAAAATAACGATCTTCAGTTACAAGTAGCTTCGGTATGTTATTCACCAGTTAGGCcccaaaacatttacaacaaagcTTTATTgacattgtaaaataaataaaagcatgtcaaaaatataaaaggtTAAACACCAacggtattcactaagttgatgggtaatatttaggataatgttttacagctttgtcattctatttttAATTTTGAAAACATCTTATTTTCTAATTGTATATATTTGACATGTTATGAAAATGAGCTATAATCCTTTAAAGTTtccaaaattctggtagtttactggtaaattGAGAAGTTACCGGTAACTAATAAATACAATATTTGATTTAAACATGTTTTGAAAATAATTCTGTAGGAAAGTGAGAACCTTTCAGATGCGGAGGAGAGATGTGAGAGTCTCGTCAAGAACAAGATCCAGCTGGAGGTCAAAGCTAAAGAGCTGAGTGAGAggctggaggatgaggaggagatcaACGCTGAGCTGACCGTCAAGAAGAGGAAGCTGGAGGACGAGTGTTCTGAGTTAAAGAAGGACATTGATGATCTGGAGCTCACCCTGGTTAAAGTGGAGAAAGAGAAACATGCCACTGAAAACAAGGTTAAAGACACTTCCCCGGCATAGAGTCTACATTGAAGCTATTTATTTGATCAGTTTGAGAACGGTTCACGTTTGTGTTTTGTATTGAACAGGTGAAAAACTTGACTGAAGAAGTGTCAACACTGGATGAAACCATTGTTAAATTATCCAAGGAGAAGAAAGCCCTCCAAGAAGCCCACCAGCAAGTCTTACATGATCTCCAGGCAGAGGAAGAGAAAGTCAACACTCTGACCAAAGCCAAGGCCAAGCTGGAACAGCAAGTGGACGACGTGAGTTTGACAGGTCCAGTACATCATAGGCCTACGGTATGTCATGACGTCCTAACCTTGGTATATTCTTACAATGATCCCATGTGATGTTACAGGTAGAGGGCTCTCTTGAACAAGAGAAGAAACATTCCATGGACCTTGAGAGATCCAGGAAGAAGATTGAGGGAGATTTAAAACATGCCCAGGAATCCATAATGGATCTGGAGAATGAAAAACAGCAAATGGATGAAAACCAGAAGAAGTACGATGAAATACTtcttacatactgtacacattctACTGGATCAGGTTATATCCACATTTTAACAACTTTCAATGAATATTTCACTTATAGGAAAGACTTTGAAATCTGTCATCTTGCTGGGAAAATGGAGGATGAGCAAGCCCTTGGTGCCCAGTTGCAGAAGAAACTAAAGGAACATCAGGTATCAAATTGCAACAAATGTTTCAAGCAATGATGTTGATATGTGGTGCAACTGCCAACAAtgcatccaattttttatttttatcaactGTTCTGTTTTTTCCAGGCCCGTATTGAGGAGCTGGAAGAGGAGATTGAGGCGGAACGTGCTACCAGGGCTAAGGTGGAGAAACAGAGGTCTGATCTCGCCAGGGAACTTGAGGAGATCAGCGAGAGGCTTGAAGAAGCTGGTGGAGCCACCATTGCTCAGAGTGAGGTGAACAAGAAGCGAGAGGCCGA
This region of Oncorhynchus tshawytscha isolate Ot180627B linkage group LG25, Otsh_v2.0, whole genome shotgun sequence genomic DNA includes:
- the LOC112224365 gene encoding myosin heavy chain, fast skeletal muscle-like, producing MSTDAEMAIFGEAAIYLRKPERERIAAQNIPFDAKTACYVTDSKELYLKGNIQKRDSGKVTVKITGGQGVTVTEDDVYPMNPPKFDKIEDMAMMTHLNEATVLYNLKERYAAWMIYTYSGLFCVTVNPYKWLPVYNQGVVVAYRGKKRMEAPPHIFSVSDNAYQFMLTDRENQSVLITGESGAGKTVNTKRVIQYFATIAVSGKKESTSGKMQGSLEDQIIAANPLLEAYGNAKTVRNDNSSRFGKFIRIHFGTTGKLASADIETYLLEKSRVTFQLADERSYHIFYQVMTNHKPELIEMLLITTNPYDFPMISQGQITVTSIVDKDELVATDTAIDILGFTLDEKMGIFKLTGAVMHHGNMKFKQKQREEQAEPDGTEVADKIAYLLGLNSADLLKALCYPRVKVGNEYVTKGQTVQQVHNSVMALAKSIYEKMFLWMVIRINQMLDTKQPRQFFIGVLDIAGFEIFDYNSLEQLCINFTNEKLQQFFNHHMFVLEQEEYKKEGIEWEFIDFGMDLAACIELIEKPMGIFSILEEECMFPKASDTTFKSKLYDQHLGKTGCFQKPKPAKGKAEAHFSLMHYAGTVDYNICGWLDKNKDPLNESVVQLYQKSAVKLLSLLYASFTQADDLSKKGAKKKGGSFQTVSALFRENLGKLMTNLRCTHPHFVRCLIPNESKTPGLMENALVIHQLRCNGVLEGIRICRKGFPSRILYGDFKQRYKVLNASVIPDGQFIDNKKASERLLGSIDVDHTQYKFGHTKVFFKAGLLGTLEEMRDEKLAALVTMTQALCRGFVMRKEFKKMMEQRESIFIVQYNIRSFMNVKHWPWMKLYFKIKPLLKSAETEKEMATMKEEFAKCKENLAKAEAKKKELEEKMVSLLQENNDLQLQVASESENLSDAEERCESLVKNKIQLEVKAKELSERLEDEEEINAELTVKKRKLEDECSELKKDIDDLELTLVKVEKEKHATENKVKNLTEEVSTLDETIVKLSKEKKALQEAHQQVLHDLQAEEEKVNTLTKAKAKLEQQVDDVEGSLEQEKKHSMDLERSRKKIEGDLKHAQESIMDLENEKQQMDENQKKKDFEICHLAGKMEDEQALGAQLQKKLKEHQARIEELEEEIEAERATRAKVEKQRSDLARELEEISERLEEAGGATIAQSEVNKKREAEFQKLRRDLEESTLHHEATSAALRKKHAESMAEMGEHIDNLQRVKQKLEKEKGEYKMEISDLVSNMESVSKLKSNLEKMCRSLEDQISELKAKSDESQRNVTDITVQKARFQTENGELSRQLEERESLVSQLTRSKQALTSQVDELKRLAEEELKVKNALAHVLQSSRHDCDLLREQFEEEQEAKAELQRGMSKANGEVAQWRTKYESDAIQRTEELEEAKKKLALRLQDAEETIEAVNAKCSSLEKSKQRLQGEVEDLVIDQEKNNAWAANLDKRQKNFDKVLTEWKQKYEESQAELEGSQKGSHAVSTELFKMKNSYEECLDQLETMKRENKTLQQEVTDLSDQLGETGKSIHEVEKTKKIIETEKAEIQTALEEAEASLEHEESKILRVHLELAQVKGEVGRKVAEKDEEMDKLKCNSQRLIESMQSTLEAEVRGRNDALRFKRKMEADLNEMEVQLSHVNRQSAEAQKQLRNVQGQLKDAQLHLDEALRSQEDLRDQAAMVERRSSLMQAEVEELRAALEQTERSRKMAEQELTDTCERVGLLHSQNINLMSTKKKLDTDLTQLQAEVEDAVQEARNAEEKAKKAITEAAMMAEELKKEQDTSAHLERMRKNLEVTVKDLQVRLDEAENLAMKGGKKQLQKLETRVRELEGELETEQRMGVDAIKGVRKYERRVKELSYQAEEDKKNVFRLQDLVNKLQLKVKAYKRQAEEAEEQANTHLNKFRKVQHELEEASERADLADSQVNKMRAKNRDMGSTSKE